TGTGAAGTTAGACTCACTGGACATAAGTCCGAATAATTGACCACATGACTACTCGGCATTTTCAATTGATTTTTACCCAAGGTCCGTCTAACCACCATGTAAACATGCGAATGTGATCCGTTTTCAGACGACACCGAGTTCATTACATTGTAGAAGTGCTCAAGGTGAACCCCTCCCGAGTGCGAAAGAACTACCGCCGTCATCTTATTCTATTGCAGTCTACTTAGAGGCATACATTTACTGGCGACGCAGACGACCTACTGTCAAGGCAAGCTGGTGCGTCCCCAGGAGGTTCCTCATTCGATCAACTCGGGGTTGGGTTTTGTTTCGCATAATCTTGTAAGAGCATCAATGACATGGGCACACATACCATTAATGATGGATATGCGAGTCGGAtcaaaggaagaaagggacaACTGTATTGCCTCCTATTGTATGTAttccagaagagcaggagccCAGAAGTTTACCATGCATTACAACTGTTTATCTCTATAATTAAATCAGGTCACCAGTGTATGatgggaggatgaggggaagatcaacaagacaGGTCAATCTAAAAAGTTCCGGTTGGAGACGATGCTCGCAAAGCCCGAATGTGGATGGTGGATGGTCATTTCTAGGTTGCTCAGATGATCATCAACTGACCAAACTCTCCATCTCAATGGTATCCCGCAGTCATAGTCTCTCAGAAATGGGACCGCAGCCTGATTCATTGGCTGCTTCGCCAACTGGGGCACCGGGGAACATGGCATAATTCTCGTCTCATCCTTCAACGCTTCAGTGGAGTAGAAATAGTACGATGCTAGTCTGTCAGAATCCTAAAAATTCGGGATACCTCATCTCCGGAGTACGGTGTAGTTTTACGGTGACTCCAAAGGTACAAGTAGTACATAATGTACGACGCAGATTCCATCCTACTTCCCTTTTCCCCTACCTCACCATTATTTCACATTTCTACCCCTCATCGCCCATCCATCTCGGTTTGTTGAAGGAGACTCATCACTTCCCCTGTGTTTGCTTTTCGTCACTGTTGCTTCACGAACAAAAAAATCTTTTCTTGCCTACTTTAAATCTGTCTACCCAGAACACTACTGAATCTGTATGCTGTCGATCCCTTTAACCGCACTTATTTAGTTGCTAGTCGTTGCTACTATTACAATCCGCTGGGTCAGAAGTCAGCAAAGTCGGACTTGGCCAGACCGCCCCGTTCCCCAGTGTTGCAGGGATCCACTCAGAAGCTACCTAGAAACGGACGATCTAAGGTAGGAGCTCATCCTATGCcattccccccccccaacgATTCGGATCCTTGAGATATTCAAGTATATCAGCTTTCCCCGGGCCATCCATtgcctttttcctttctctcctctttcctcctaCTCTTAATATATCTGCTCTGTTTCTGACAATACTGTCCTGTGACCTCGACACTTTATCACACCTCGTTCTGCTCCTCATTTCCCTCCTGATCGCTTAGCATAACCTCATCCAACCCTATCTTCATATTTCATTCCAGAGCTCAACAAATATCCATCGAGCAACCTCTTTTGACTCCATTTACACTAATACATAATTAAGCGACATTCTACTTTCAAACTGCTGAATCCGTACTCTTTCATTTATCATGGCTGCTCCCCGTTCAACGTCATTACGCGCTCTCCGCATGCTTTCCCAGCAGCATACCACCACACCTTGCGTTCGCCGTAGCTTGCATATCACAGGCGCAAACTCCGCTCAACCGGTTAATGTGACCGACAAGGCTTCGTTTTATGCCACTCGTACTTTAGCTGATCTCAAGCTCGAATGTAAAAAGAGATCGATAGCAAGCAATGGTACTCAGGCCGAGGTTTGTATACCAGATAGCCCTATCACTCATGCATGAACTGCAACTAATCCTCCTATCTTCAACTTGAAGCTTGTGGAACGGCTTTCCAACCATGATTTCCTACAATCTCGTGCCTTTAGCATTGCGATGAAAAGAATCAATGGCAAAGcttctacagagtatgctTGTCCGCACTTACTTTTCCTCATCGAAACCCTCAGTGCTGACATGATTTGTTACCATATCCAGTCCCTCCGTTCGTCATTTCAACACCTCTCGTGCCGCAAAGGCCGTTGGAGATTCATCCACCGTCGACTTTGCATACTTCCCTTCtatggaggagattgatgttCCCCCCTCCCGTCCGGACCCACGCTTTCCGATCCTCTCCGATATCTACAAGTACTATGATCCCTCAAAGCAGACGATCACGTCTGACCCACCCATGAAGCCGCAGGTCTATACTGTATCTGGGGAAGATGTGGCTGCGAGCCCCATGAGTGAGGTTGTTGACAATCACTCAATAGACATTGATCCCTTCTCTTTGACGGAGACCGTTGGCAGGTCCCGTTTGGGCGAAGAGCTGCAAAGACAGCAGAGCGGATCACAAGCCAAAGAGCCTGGTATTGTCAGGGAGCTTTGGTCCGGATTTGTGGAAGACCTCTTAGGTCCTAAACAGCCGACCCAGAGAAAATGACTTTGATGTATTGAATTTGTTGTAAGGAATATTAGCGCAGTGATTCAGTGACGAAACGCCCCTGTTTTTAGTTTCTTCTATTCTCTTTCTGAGACATGTTTTTTGATCGCCTGCTTTTCAGGTACACAGTACAACCTATGCCAGTCCTCTAGGTATCCAAGGCTGAGGGACTAATTTTACCGCTACCGTTGCAACTCCTGCCAGACCTAGTAGCGGGACATAACGTCCAATTTCCATTATTATTTACCTAGGCTAAACTATGATGTCCAAGGGATCAGTCACCAAGGTCAGAAAACCATTCAGTTCGGCCCTCGGTAGGATTGGACGAAGTAACCAATGATGTTCTAGAAAAATAGCTAAGGTATTTTTACGGAATTCGTGCTCCGTACTCTTGTGCCTTCGGAAAAGTATCCAAGTGGTGATGTGATGGACTGACGAGGCAGGTTTCCCGGCCCCTTCCGAGGCGGATTACACAGTATGTTCTATTCCATCCATGAATCATCATCCACGATCGTGTCCTGGTGGTTCCTGGCAAAATTTTTCGTGAAGGATTTCAATCCTGCAGGAGCAACATTTGTGACTACGGCTTGGAGTGGCAGGATGTGTCTTGATTGAAGTGCCGACACACAATACGCTGCAGTGAACGCAACGGGAGCTACCCCAGGTTCCAGTTGTGGAAGAACATTCAACTTTCTTcaacactacggagtacaagGCACTATTTTCTCTTAGCTGTAGAATCTCTCGAGAACATGACGAATCATTTAGCACCGCCTATTTGAGCATATATACCCACCTCTACCGACATCGAGGATACAACTACACAATAAATCCAGGCGCAGAATGTCTCTGAAGGTCACATGAGTCAATCACTCCATTACCTCTTCGCCAAGAAATATCTGGAATCTGGGAAGAGGGgaatatcacgtgattaaGATGCAGCAAAAAGGCCATGCGAGCTACTATTCTGCTGCCTTGAAAAGTTATGATACTGTGAGATGCATCATTATGTCCTCCGTGTCGACTGTCCAGGTAGTCTGGATTGAACACTATCTACTTCATATCAagtcgacctcctcgattCGTCGGATATTGAGCACCTTCCACAACGctgatgatttggatgatTGAAGGCCATGGTTCAAATAGCACATAATTATCGCCAATGTGACAGAGATCAGAGCATAGCAACACATATAATAGAACGTCAGCAGTGGCGAATCAGTGGGGTTATCGAAGCAGCTGAAACAGCTCTTCGTCCAAAGCCGACAACAGCTCCTTGTGGTGGCAATGTATGGGACAGAGACGGGGGCGTCTTTGCCGTCTTTCTTGCATGAGATTCGTCCATCTGTATAAGAAAGGCACTGCTTGTTCAGCTCGATTACAAGGATGACACTAAGCTAGTTGTAACCAAAGCAGATTTCATAGTTCATAATTTCTGTAGCTGACTCGATATCCAATgtctctacagagtattCAGGCCAGGTCTAGATTTTGACTGGGCAGGGCTAGTCTGAGAGGCGCACAACATGCATACGAAGTTGCAGTGGATCAGCTTGACTTGGCGTTCCTGCTGCTCACCTGGTCAAGACATCCTCGGTTGAGAATGATTCGACTCACAGTTTGAGGGGTGTATGCCGACCTGAATCACGGCTGCTATTGAATAGTGACTAGCAATGTCTTCTCTCAGGGGTGATTTGCAACCTTCAGATATATCCCCGCTCTCCATCAATCCCGAGAGAAGCGTCAATGTGCAGATCGGAGGCGGCCAGCAGAGCTATGACCCATAAAGTGGCTATTTAAGAACGAACTAAAGAGACTTCTGAACAACTTGTCAGTCAGTTTTTTTCCTCATTCAAAGCATTAGAACTGGTAAGTGTTAGCATGATGGAGGATTGTCGTCTGTGCCTGCAGTGCTCAAGCGCTAGACAGTGCGAGTAACTGTTTTAGGTGTGGAGCTACCTGGAGATAGTTAGTGAGTCTAGCACTAAAGAGTTAGTGTCTTGCCGAAGGTTTGTTCTAGTCCTTTGGGGTCTTAATACTTGATctgctactccgtagtggAGAACATCCCCTATCCATCAAGTACCTGCCCACCTGCTGCATACCATGCGTATAATCTCTCATCTCTCACCTTTGCGATGAGCTCTTATTATATTGCTCAGCAGGGTGCAGGTTTTTTGATCTGTTAATTCTTTCATTTGCTTGTTCTCTATACCCCTTCTAATATAGTCTGCAACCTCAGCGTCCGTTCTTTCATCCTGCTTTGTCTGGATTTCACTCTTCA
The Aspergillus fumigatus Af293 chromosome 4, whole genome shotgun sequence DNA segment above includes these coding regions:
- a CDS encoding SAP domain-containing protein; amino-acid sequence: MAAPRSTSLRALRMLSQQHTTTPCVRRSLHITGANSAQPVNVTDKASFYATRTLADLKLECKKRSIASNGTQAELVERLSNHDFLQSRAFSIAMKRINGKASTDPSVRHFNTSRAAKAVGDSSTVDFAYFPSMEEIDVPPSRPDPRFPILSDIYKYYDPSKQTITSDPPMKPQVYTVSGEDVAASPMSEVVDNHSIDIDPFSLTETVGRSRLGEELQRQQSGSQAKEPGIVRELWSGFVEDLLGPKQPTQRK